CCTGACCACAGGATCTTCCACCGCCCCATCGAGCAACATCTCTGAAAAGCCTTTAATCGAAGTAACAGGTGTCTTTAATTCATGGGATACATTCGCCACAAAATCTTTACGTATTTGCTCGAGATGAACCAACTCTGTAATATCATGCATAATGATCACGATGCCAAGCCAATTGCCATTTTCGCCAATGACAGGCGCACCGTATACGTCTAAATGGCAAACGCCTTCTGCTAATACTACTTGGGACTGGAACGTGCGGACTTCTTCTGTTAAAAATATCGTTTCAATTTCTTTTTCAATATCTGAAGGTAACCCAATGTCTTTAAACGTTTTCCCCATCAGTTCCTCTCCATTACGCTGGAAAGTTTCTTCAAACACACGGTTGACTAAATTGACAGCGCCTTGACGTCCAAACATCAACAGGCTGCTTCCAATGCTACTGACCAATGTATTTAAACGCTCTTGTTCCATAGCGCGTAGTGCAGAGTTCCCTTGTAGTTTCTGAGCTACTTGATTAATGGAACTCGTTAGTTGATGATTGATTTCACTATCTTCATTATGCGCTCGCACTGAATAGTTCCCTTGGGCCAATTGATGCACGACACTTGTAAAGTGATCAAACGGCTTTACATACTGCTGAAGGATTTTCGCGACCACAAACATCATCACAACAAATACTAGTACGAGCGTAAATAGTAAGTACACCCAATAGGTTTGTTGTATGGTCGCATCTACATTTTTTCCAAATAAATGAAAAAATTGTCCTAAGATAATTCCTAGCACAATTAATAGTATAGATAAGATGACAGCGGATACAGTTAAAATTTTTGTGTAGTAGTACTTCATCTAGTTTTACTCTCCAAACTTGTAACCGACGCCTCTCATTGTTTTGATATAGCGCGGCTTTCTCGTATTTTCTTCGATTTTATCGCGCAGATGACTCACATGCACATCAACAATTCTAGAATCTCCTGCAAACTCATAATTCCATACCGCTTGCAGCAACTGGTCACGGGAGAACACGCGATTCGGATGCCTCATGAAATACACAAGCAACTCAAATTCCTTCGGCGTAAACTCTAGTAGTGTTTCGCCTAAATACACTTCCAAGCGTTCAGGATACACTGTCAGCTGACCCGCAACCAATTTCTTCTCTTTCGTATGGCTACGTTCACCCGTCCGCCTCAGAACCGCACGAACCCTTGCTGCCACCTCACGTGGACTAAAAGGCTTTGTCATGTAATCGTCCGCACCCATTTCCAGGCCGATGATTTTATCCATTTCCTCACCTTTAGCAGTCAACATGATGATCGGTGTTTGAATATCTTCTTTTCTCAGCATACGGCAAACTTCTATTCCGTCTATTTTCGGTAACATTAAATCCAAAATAATTAAATCAGGTTTTTCGTCCAATACTTTTTCGATAGCTTCTTCTCCATCACTCGCAAGTACCGTGTGATAGTCTGCTTGTTGCAATGTGAATGCAAGCAATTTCTGTATAGACTGTTCATCTTCCACAATCAAAATCTTTTGCTGGTTAATTTTCATTCTCAGATCCTTTCGTTTGCACTGCTTTGACAGGATGTTTTTGCGGAGCGATGACCACTACTTCTCCGCTCATAATTCGTTCTCCTTCTTGATCCGTTGCATCTACTTGGATGGTTACTTGATTAGTCTGAATATCAAGTTTCGTAATTTCCAGAAAGAATTCAACGATGGAGTAATGATAGACAGGCTTAGGGAAATGCAGTTGCTGATGAATAATATGCGCACCGGGTCCAGGCATGTGTTTAGATATAGCAGCTGTCACAATACCCGTCAACATGATGGGTGGTACTATGGGTTGTCCATAGATCGTCTCCGCTGCGTAATCATGTTGCAAATAAAGTGGATTGGCATCATTAGTCAACCCTAGGTACAACATCAAATCTTTGTCTTCAATCTTTTCGGTCAAGTGCAACCTTTCACCGATTTCTAACTCCGTGATTTCTTTTCCTATCGATTTACGTTTATTCTTCAACAAATAAACCCCTCCTGTATTTCTAAAGTCATCAATGAAAAAGCTGAAAATTACTTCAATAAGTAAATTATAACAATCCGCTCATGAAAAATCGAGCTAACATGAAAAAAGATCGGACGGCTAGATAGCTGTCCGATCTTCAACCTATAATTTTACGCCAGAACACTCATTACAGTACGTACAGAGTCAGCGGACTTTTGAAGTCCCATTTTCTCGTCTTCGGTTAATTCAAGTTCAATGATTTTTTCGATACCTTCCGCACCCAACACTGTCGGGACACCTAAATAAATACCGTTCATGCCGTATTCGCCTTCTAGAAACGCAATCGATGGTAAGACACGTTTTTGATCTTTCAAAATAGCTTCAGTCATTTCAACCAAGGCAGCAGCTGGCGCGTAATATGCAGAACCATTACCTAATAGATTGACGATTTCAGCTCCACCCTTACGTGTACGCTCTACAATTTCTTCTAAACGACCAGCAGGAATCAAGTTTTCTAAAGGTACACCACCAGCAGTCGAATATCGAACTAGAGGCACCATATCATCTCCGTGACCACCTAAAACGAAGCCTGTTACATCTTTTACTGATAGATTTAATTCTTGTGCGACAAACGTACGGAAACGAGCTGTATCCAGTACACCTGATTGACCAATCACACGTTCTTTAGGGAACCCAGACGCTTTGTATACAGTATATGTCATGGCATCTACTGGATTCGTTAACACAATAATCTTCGTGTTAGGTGAATACTTAACAATTTCAGCTGTTACTGATTTCATGACTTTTTGATTTGTCTGTACTAAGTCGTCACGGCTCATTCCGGGTTTGCGTGCAATACCGGCAGTAATGACCACTACATCAGAATCTTTTGTGTCTTCATAATTGGATGTGCCGATAATACTGGCATCAAATCCTTGAACCGGGCCAGCTTCCAACATGTCTAATGCTTTGCCTTTCGTCGGATTTTCCATAGCTGGAATATCGACGAGGACGACATCACATAGTTCTTTTTGAGCTAAAAGGAATGCAGTTGTTGCTCCAGTAAAACCAGATCCGATAACCGATACTTTTTTACGCTTCAATGACATGTAAAACTCT
This window of the Sporosarcina ureae genome carries:
- the pnpS gene encoding two-component system histidine kinase PnpS; the encoded protein is MKYYYTKILTVSAVILSILLIVLGIILGQFFHLFGKNVDATIQQTYWVYLLFTLVLVFVVMMFVVAKILQQYVKPFDHFTSVVHQLAQGNYSVRAHNEDSEINHQLTSSINQVAQKLQGNSALRAMEQERLNTLVSSIGSSLLMFGRQGAVNLVNRVFEETFQRNGEELMGKTFKDIGLPSDIEKEIETIFLTEEVRTFQSQVVLAEGVCHLDVYGAPVIGENGNWLGIVIIMHDITELVHLEQIRKDFVANVSHELKTPVTSIKGFSEMLLDGAVEDPVVRRDFLEIMYKESNRLQLLIEDLLRLSSMERGSFEITREPVDVMEVVEQSIKVVQKRVQEKEMRIDLHVPEQVSIIADHDRLVQVMVNLLNNAIAYSHEKTTVTVSVEEIDDYIEISVRDQGIGIMPSELPRLFERFYRVDRARSRESGGTGLGLAIVKHIAEAHQGIVTVDSKVGVGTVFRIQLPTHGQL
- a CDS encoding response regulator transcription factor — protein: MKINQQKILIVEDEQSIQKLLAFTLQQADYHTVLASDGEEAIEKVLDEKPDLIILDLMLPKIDGIEVCRMLRKEDIQTPIIMLTAKGEEMDKIIGLEMGADDYMTKPFSPREVAARVRAVLRRTGERSHTKEKKLVAGQLTVYPERLEVYLGETLLEFTPKEFELLVYFMRHPNRVFSRDQLLQAVWNYEFAGDSRIVDVHVSHLRDKIEENTRKPRYIKTMRGVGYKFGE
- a CDS encoding MaoC/PaaZ C-terminal domain-containing protein, whose translation is MLKNKRKSIGKEITELEIGERLHLTEKIEDKDLMLYLGLTNDANPLYLQHDYAAETIYGQPIVPPIMLTGIVTAAISKHMPGPGAHIIHQQLHFPKPVYHYSIVEFFLEITKLDIQTNQVTIQVDATDQEGERIMSGEVVVIAPQKHPVKAVQTKGSENEN
- the mdh gene encoding malate dehydrogenase; its protein translation is MSLKRKKVSVIGSGFTGATTAFLLAQKELCDVVLVDIPAMENPTKGKALDMLEAGPVQGFDASIIGTSNYEDTKDSDVVVITAGIARKPGMSRDDLVQTNQKVMKSVTAEIVKYSPNTKIIVLTNPVDAMTYTVYKASGFPKERVIGQSGVLDTARFRTFVAQELNLSVKDVTGFVLGGHGDDMVPLVRYSTAGGVPLENLIPAGRLEEIVERTRKGGAEIVNLLGNGSAYYAPAAALVEMTEAILKDQKRVLPSIAFLEGEYGMNGIYLGVPTVLGAEGIEKIIELELTEDEKMGLQKSADSVRTVMSVLA